The DNA region CCGGGCCAAGGCCGGCCTCGCCGGCCGTTTCCTCGAACCGGTCCGCGCGCACGCCGAGCTCGGCTTCCAGCCCTGCGACTTCGCCGGTCCATTCCGCGAACACGCCGGTGCGATCGATCTCGATGTCCGGCAGGGTGTCGACGAAGAACAAGGGATTGTCCGGGTTCGTGATGCGTGCGGCGCGATCGGCCTCTTCGCGATCGAGACCGAACTCGAGGTCGCCGAGGAACAGCGGGACGCTGATGTCGATCGCGGCGGTGACGGCAGCGGCGGTGGCCCGCGTGAACCGGTACATCATAGGGTTCGCGTTGGGCCGCTGTGTGAAATTGTCCATGCCGTGATCGACATCGCTCCAGCCGATCGAGGCATCGACGAGGATCTCGCCGAACGTGCCCTCATAGGTCGCCCGGGCGATGTCGGTCTCCACGAAGCGGATATCCATCGCCAGCGGCGCGGTGCCCGTCGGCCCGGTATCCACGCGGCGATACGAAAGCGCGACCTCATGATCGCCGCCGCGGATCCCGCCGCCGACGCCATGGACGGTGCGCTCATGATGGCTGTTTGGAATATCGCCGCCGGCAAAGGCGATGTCGCCGCCTTCCTCGCGCGAGAACAGGGCCTCCATCCGGTGCCGGTCGTCCGCTCCGCCAGCGACGCCACCGACGGCGTAGGAGCCGTCCACGCTGCGCACGGACGCCATGGTGTCGGCGCTCCATGCGATCTCGTCGCCGGACGCGAAGTCCACCGATTTGAGGATGGCGTTCATGCCCCCGCCGAGACCGGGGCCGCGGCTGACCGGGGCGACGCCGCGGTCGACCTCGATGCGCTCGACCAGAGGCATGGGCGCGTAATGAAGCGGCGGGTCCATCAGGTTGGGGCCGCCCGAGAGGACCGAGGCCCCGTTGATGGTCACAGGTGCGCGTGGCCCGAACAGCCCGCGATACTGGACCTGGCCGGAGACCGCGCCATTGTCGATCAGCGCCGCGCCCGGAAGACGGGCGACGAGGCCGGCTGCGTCGGGGCCCAGCACCGGAGCCTGCTCGGGCGAGATCTCGGTCTCGGTATGGATGTCGATGTTCAGCCGGTAGCCGGTGACGACGATCACGTCGTGCGTGGCGGGCTGGGGTGCCGGCTGGCCGTGCTCGGCCATGGCCGGTGCGGTCAGC from Marinicauda algicola includes:
- a CDS encoding TonB-dependent receptor, translated to MTLKTRLLAGAAGALALTAPAMAEHGQPAPQPATHDVIVVTGYRLNIDIHTETEISPEQAPVLGPDAAGLVARLPGAALIDNGAVSGQVQYRGLFGPRAPVTINGASVLSGGPNLMDPPLHYAPMPLVERIEVDRGVAPVSRGPGLGGGMNAILKSVDFASGDEIAWSADTMASVRSVDGSYAVGGVAGGADDRHRMEALFSREEGGDIAFAGGDIPNSHHERTVHGVGGGIRGGDHEVALSYRRVDTGPTGTAPLAMDIRFVETDIARATYEGTFGEILVDASIGWSDVDHGMDNFTQRPNANPMMYRFTRATAAAVTAAIDISVPLFLGDLEFGLDREEADRAARITNPDNPLFFVDTLPDIEIDRTGVFAEWTGEVAGLEAELGVRADRFEETAGEAGLGPALPTGPRMLAMAYNMADRDRDETTLDAVARIWREADGAMTWRLTLARKTRVPNHVERFAWLPTAMSAGLADGNTYVGDLDLDPEAAWSVEAGFDWRSDGVYLRPTAYYRRVDDFIQGVPFDATPGVIDSPTEMVSAMNGDPTPLRFANVDAEFYGLDADFGWRFATDWRIDGVASVVRGKRRDIDDDLYRIAPPRLLLDVTWEQPDYALTFESQLVAEQDKVSRTNDEQETPGYAIFGARLDWYARDTVIVTLGVENLLDHTYERHLAGYNRVAGADVALGERLPGAGRGLYARVSAAF